A single window of Psychrobacter raelei DNA harbors:
- a CDS encoding autotransporter domain-containing protein, with protein sequence MNHVYRVVFNRALGVYQCVSEIAKSRGKSSGKSATSTKKPHLHLTTLSIAMLSIFASTMAVAATTPDDLVINQGEVIKLGDGESLGLLNDLIIDNNSQVILLDNTTSGISAQNNVIIGDTSNGSLSMSQTEENSQHLSHGLYVINDTILGNKKSGVGNITVSGHRFLETNNLIVGKQGEGNIVIENTPYHGGLTQARYATYIGGYGLDSAEAKGEFTLSDSTFVTPKMIVGNTGSGVLHINDVGELETKYLGRNPDSIKSEIYINGGGINIESDEDFLFDNFTDKNIIQIGTKGVFIDAEIPQYSDAAAKPISVVVDPKAVITGNVGSFDLNLTDDYDIGGFIKTGVGSLELTTDNKQWTGDWGSVGGVLKLNGNYSLPEGESLVIGLLDVNEDGHVDNNEYGQIEVNGDLDITKGNLKVFAYSYLEDFTTNSEYKNVVSATKLNGEFASVTDNNLLVDFEADYSDANAVHLRMVAPTPEPTPEPAPEPTPEPAPVPTPETTPVPTPEPTPVPTPEPTPVPTPEPTPVPTPEPTPEPTPEPTPVPTPVPTPEPTPEPTPEPTPVPTPVPTPEPTPEPTPEPTPEPTPEPTPVPTPEPTPVPTPEPTPEPGSDYTVVSNAVRSINNYSALGLATVLDQAIDDLLDTTTSANPLAKQLISDMDGLDQAQVAAATAQLQPLFMGGANRLVTDTNYAVGRAIEEHSQTTPERNLWAKAIGSDMTHDADGYVTGYNSESYGAIVGLDVPVNPNLNLGVAVSYIDSDADTDGHALKHEIDAKNWQILGYGNYAVSDATSVNFHAGAGQSQIKGERHISGLSPAIAKSDYDVDTLQAGFGVAHRIGSTERNLSPFASMNYARAKSDSYRETGAGVYNLAVDSNTYDSLRWTAGVRFNQALTPTVALTGQLAGAVENGDQYSDITASFAEVNSGKFTTRGQESKDAIGIAGIGLAFNPTANTTISANYRGEWRSNYDDHGAAIVFETKF encoded by the coding sequence ATGAACCATGTATACCGAGTTGTTTTCAATCGCGCCTTAGGCGTTTATCAATGTGTTTCAGAGATTGCCAAATCTCGTGGCAAGTCTTCAGGCAAGTCAGCGACTTCTACTAAGAAGCCTCATTTACACTTAACAACTCTATCTATTGCTATGCTCAGTATTTTTGCTTCAACTATGGCAGTTGCAGCCACAACACCTGACGATTTAGTGATCAATCAAGGCGAGGTTATTAAGCTAGGTGACGGTGAGAGCTTAGGATTGTTAAATGATCTGATTATTGATAATAATAGTCAGGTTATTCTACTTGATAATACTACCAGCGGTATTAGTGCTCAAAACAATGTCATCATTGGAGATACTAGCAATGGTAGTCTCTCAATGAGTCAAACTGAAGAAAACAGTCAACATCTTTCTCATGGGTTATACGTTATAAACGATACGATACTGGGGAATAAAAAATCAGGCGTCGGCAATATAACCGTCTCTGGTCATAGATTTCTTGAAACTAATAACTTAATAGTTGGCAAACAAGGTGAAGGAAATATAGTTATTGAAAATACGCCCTACCATGGCGGTTTGACTCAAGCTCGTTATGCTACCTATATTGGTGGATATGGTCTTGATAGTGCTGAGGCAAAAGGTGAATTCACATTATCAGATAGCACTTTTGTTACTCCCAAAATGATAGTTGGAAATACAGGTTCGGGCGTATTACATATAAATGACGTTGGTGAGTTAGAGACAAAATATCTTGGGCGTAACCCTGACTCAATTAAATCTGAAATCTATATCAACGGTGGTGGAATAAATATAGAGTCTGATGAGGACTTTCTATTCGATAATTTCACCGATAAAAATATAATTCAGATTGGTACTAAAGGCGTTTTTATCGATGCTGAGATACCGCAATATAGTGATGCTGCTGCGAAGCCCATCTCGGTTGTGGTAGACCCCAAGGCAGTTATTACTGGCAATGTTGGTAGCTTTGATCTTAATCTTACAGATGATTATGATATTGGTGGGTTTATCAAAACTGGTGTAGGCAGCCTAGAACTAACTACTGATAATAAGCAATGGACAGGAGACTGGGGTTCAGTAGGAGGCGTTTTAAAGCTAAATGGTAACTACTCTCTACCAGAAGGTGAAAGCTTAGTTATCGGCCTACTCGATGTTAATGAAGATGGTCATGTGGATAATAATGAATATGGTCAAATAGAGGTAAATGGCGACCTTGATATCACTAAAGGTAACCTTAAAGTCTTTGCGTACAGTTATTTAGAGGATTTCACCACAAACTCAGAGTATAAAAACGTTGTTTCAGCAACCAAACTAAACGGTGAGTTTGCATCAGTAACGGATAACAATCTACTGGTAGATTTTGAAGCAGATTATAGTGACGCCAATGCCGTTCATTTGCGTATGGTAGCACCGACTCCAGAGCCAACACCAGAACCAGCTCCTGAGCCAACACCAGAACCAGCTCCTGTGCCAACACCAGAAACAACGCCTGTGCCAACTCCAGAACCAACGCCTGTGCCAACACCAGAACCAACGCCTGTGCCAACACCAGAACCAACTCCTGTGCCAACACCAGAACCAACACCAGAACCAACACCAGAACCAACTCCTGTGCCAACACCTGTACCAACACCAGAACCAACACCAGAACCAACACCAGAACCAACACCTGTACCAACACCTGTACCAACACCAGAACCAACACCAGAACCAACACCAGAACCAACACCAGAACCAACACCAGAACCAACACCTGTGCCAACACCAGAACCAACTCCTGTGCCAACACCAGAACCAACTCCTGAGCCAGGTAGCGATTACACAGTTGTGTCTAATGCCGTGCGCTCTATAAACAATTATTCTGCTCTTGGCTTAGCAACTGTTTTAGACCAGGCTATTGATGATCTGTTAGATACAACAACATCAGCGAACCCACTGGCGAAGCAGCTAATCTCAGACATGGATGGTTTAGATCAAGCACAAGTCGCTGCTGCCACTGCTCAGCTTCAACCGCTATTTATGGGTGGTGCTAACCGCTTAGTAACGGATACCAACTATGCTGTTGGTCGTGCTATCGAAGAGCACAGCCAAACCACTCCTGAGCGTAACTTATGGGCTAAAGCTATCGGTAGTGATATGACTCATGACGCCGATGGTTACGTCACAGGTTATAACTCAGAAAGCTATGGTGCTATCGTTGGTCTAGATGTACCTGTTAATCCTAATTTAAACTTAGGTGTGGCTGTCTCATACATTGATAGTGATGCAGATACCGATGGTCATGCATTAAAGCATGAGATTGATGCCAAAAACTGGCAAATCTTAGGTTATGGTAACTATGCGGTAAGTGATGCCACTTCGGTTAACTTCCATGCAGGTGCAGGTCAATCGCAGATTAAAGGTGAGCGTCATATTTCCGGATTGAGCCCAGCGATTGCTAAATCAGACTATGATGTCGACACGCTACAAGCAGGCTTTGGTGTGGCGCATAGAATTGGTTCAACAGAGCGTAACCTATCTCCATTTGCGAGTATGAATTATGCCCGTGCTAAGAGTGACAGCTACCGCGAGACGGGCGCTGGTGTATATAACTTAGCCGTTGATTCAAACACTTATGACTCATTACGTTGGACAGCAGGTGTTCGCTTTAATCAAGCCCTAACACCAACAGTTGCTCTAACCGGTCAGCTTGCTGGTGCGGTTGAAAATGGTGACCAATACTCTGATATTACCGCAAGCTTTGCTGAAGTAAACTCAGGCAAGTTCACAACGCGCGGACAAGAAAGCAAAGATGCCATTGGCATAGCAGGTATTGGCTTAGCGTTTAACCCAACTGCAAATACTACCATCTCTGCTAACTACCGCGGCGAATGGCGTAGTAACTATGATGATCATGGTGCAGCTATCGTGTTCGAAACTAAGTTTTAA
- a CDS encoding META domain-containing protein: protein MKALTTLMMTATLTIGALATGCQTTTNVTPATSHAHPQITTHPLTNAALQANDWQLIDAMDNNGNKVTDLFIDPAKPLTLSFNKIDNHDMVSFINTCNNISSAYTISDNKLKLGNIMSTMMACPDAEAKFDAATVATAMGNYTLSEDTNKHPMLVISSEKQVAHFKAVPKSK from the coding sequence ATGAAAGCTTTGACCACTTTAATGATGACTGCCACCCTTACTATAGGGGCTCTTGCTACAGGTTGTCAAACCACCACCAATGTAACACCTGCGACCTCACATGCGCACCCACAAATTACCACCCATCCTTTGACCAATGCTGCACTACAAGCCAATGATTGGCAGTTAATCGATGCCATGGACAACAATGGTAACAAGGTTACTGACCTATTTATCGATCCTGCCAAGCCACTAACACTAAGCTTCAATAAAATTGACAATCATGACATGGTGTCATTTATCAATACTTGTAATAACATCTCATCGGCTTATACCATCAGTGATAATAAGCTAAAGCTTGGCAATATTATGAGCACTATGATGGCCTGTCCAGATGCTGAAGCTAAGTTCGATGCCGCTACAGTGGCCACAGCCATGGGTAATTACACGCTAAGTGAAGATACCAACAAACATCCCATGCTGGTTATCAGCAGCGAAAAGCAAGTAGCGCATTTTAAAGCAGTTCCTAAGAGCAAATAA
- a CDS encoding DUF1852 domain-containing protein yields the protein MSNKFTYSISKIRFDEHYKPADSTRLTTNFANLARGESRQENLRKTLTMINNRFNALANWDNPNADRYSVEVDIVSANLDVEGNGNTFPAIEILQTTIVDHKQNRRIEGIVGNSFSSYVRDYDFSVVLLDHFDKNPNTPPPASFGVLHGKLFQHLLNSDAYKANFNKQPVICLSVSTSKTYHRTTNQHPVLGVEYKQDEYSLTDDYFHKMGLRVRYFQPKGSVAPLAFYFSGDLLADYTDLELISAISTMETFQKIYRPEIYNANSAAGDVYQPSLNYQDYSLTQVVYDREERSQLAVKQGKFTEQQFIKPYQDTLNEWAASYEVRYPAEAVKPQKHAA from the coding sequence ATGAGCAATAAATTTACTTATTCGATTTCAAAAATCCGTTTTGATGAACACTATAAGCCGGCTGATAGCACCCGTCTGACCACCAACTTTGCAAACTTAGCACGTGGTGAGAGCCGTCAAGAAAACCTACGCAAGACGCTGACCATGATTAATAATCGCTTTAATGCACTGGCAAATTGGGACAATCCAAATGCTGACCGCTATTCTGTTGAAGTTGATATTGTTTCTGCAAACTTAGATGTCGAGGGTAATGGTAATACCTTCCCAGCCATTGAAATCCTGCAAACCACCATTGTTGATCACAAACAGAACAGACGCATCGAGGGTATTGTTGGCAACAGCTTCTCATCGTATGTGCGCGACTATGACTTTAGCGTGGTACTGCTAGATCATTTTGATAAAAATCCAAACACGCCGCCACCTGCAAGCTTCGGTGTCCTACATGGCAAACTGTTTCAGCATTTATTAAACTCAGACGCGTATAAAGCCAATTTTAATAAGCAGCCTGTCATTTGCTTGAGTGTATCGACCAGCAAAACTTATCATCGCACTACCAACCAACATCCGGTGTTGGGGGTGGAATACAAGCAAGATGAGTATTCACTGACTGATGACTACTTCCACAAAATGGGCTTAAGAGTTCGTTACTTTCAACCTAAGGGTAGCGTGGCTCCATTGGCCTTTTATTTCTCAGGTGATTTACTCGCCGATTACACGGACCTTGAATTAATCAGTGCCATTAGTACCATGGAAACCTTCCAAAAGATTTATCGCCCTGAGATTTACAATGCCAACTCAGCGGCGGGTGATGTGTATCAGCCGAGCCTAAACTATCAAGACTATTCACTGACTCAAGTGGTATATGACCGCGAAGAGCGCAGCCAACTGGCAGTAAAACAAGGCAAGTTCACTGAACAGCAGTTCATCAAGCCTTATCAAGACACGCTTAATGAGTGGGCAGCAAGCTATGAGGTGCGCTACCCTGCTGAAGCGGTCAAGCCTCAAAAACACGCGGCTTAA
- a CDS encoding sulfite exporter TauE/SafE family protein, which translates to MELIIFLIIGALAGFAAGLFGVGGGTIIVPLLFIVFTQMGYDPDTIMHLALGTSLATIIVTSISSLMAHNKKGSVMWPVFKNLAPGMALGCFFGAGLAGQISGLHLQIIVGIFLLWVAYRMFFGGKKAAASTTDANTAPAILPSKPKQLAAGGVIGIASAIFGIGGGSLTVPYLTRYGVVMQKAVGTSAACGLPIAIAGALGFMLFGMQQKIDVPNTIGFVHIYAFLGISVMSFFTAKLGAKVAHILSPAMLKKCFAILLTVVGCYFLYKGLR; encoded by the coding sequence GTGGAATTAATCATCTTTTTAATCATTGGCGCTCTGGCAGGATTTGCAGCAGGGCTATTTGGCGTGGGTGGTGGTACCATCATCGTACCGCTGTTGTTTATTGTGTTTACTCAAATGGGCTATGACCCAGATACCATCATGCATTTAGCATTAGGCACCTCACTGGCGACCATTATTGTCACCTCGATAAGCTCACTTATGGCGCACAATAAAAAGGGCTCTGTGATGTGGCCGGTGTTCAAAAACCTAGCGCCTGGCATGGCATTAGGCTGCTTCTTTGGTGCAGGATTGGCCGGCCAGATATCGGGACTACACCTACAGATTATTGTTGGTATCTTCTTGCTGTGGGTTGCCTATAGGATGTTCTTCGGTGGCAAAAAGGCAGCGGCCAGCACGACTGATGCCAATACTGCGCCGGCCATACTGCCGTCAAAACCTAAACAGCTAGCAGCAGGAGGGGTGATTGGTATTGCTTCTGCCATCTTCGGTATTGGTGGTGGCAGCTTAACTGTGCCTTATTTGACCCGTTATGGCGTGGTTATGCAAAAAGCGGTCGGTACTTCTGCAGCTTGCGGCTTACCTATTGCCATCGCCGGCGCATTGGGCTTTATGTTATTTGGCATGCAGCAAAAAATAGATGTCCCTAATACCATTGGTTTCGTACACATTTATGCTTTTTTGGGCATCAGTGTCATGAGCTTTTTTACCGCCAAACTGGGCGCAAAAGTGGCGCACATTTTATCACCTGCCATGCTAAAAAAATGCTTTGCCATATTGCTTACGGTTGTGGGCTGTTATTTTCTTTACAAAGGACTACGTTAA
- a CDS encoding methionine synthase — protein MALLLPTSTAGSLPKPSWLAEPEKLWSPWKLEGDELIEAKQDALRLTLQEQRHAGIDIVSDGEQTRQHFVTTFIEHLDGVDFKQRETVKIRNRYEASVPSVVGAVSRQKPVFVEDAKFLRQQTDQPIKWALPGPMTMIDTLYDGHYKSREKLAWEFAKILNQEARELEAAGVDIIQFDEPAFNVFFDEVNDWGIATLERAIEGLKCETAVHICYGYGIKANNDWKKTLGSEWRQYEEAFPKLQQSNIDIVSLECQNSRVPMDLIELIRGKKVMVGAIDVATNTIETPEEVADTLRKALQFVDADKLYPSTNCGMTPLSRQVAQGKLKALSAGAKIVRDELSS, from the coding sequence ATGGCACTATTATTACCGACTTCGACCGCTGGCAGCTTACCCAAACCCTCTTGGTTGGCTGAGCCTGAAAAGCTTTGGTCACCTTGGAAACTAGAAGGCGATGAGCTGATTGAAGCCAAGCAAGATGCGCTGCGCTTGACCTTACAAGAACAGCGACATGCCGGCATCGATATCGTTAGTGATGGCGAGCAGACCCGCCAGCATTTTGTGACTACATTTATTGAGCATTTAGATGGTGTCGACTTTAAACAGCGTGAAACCGTCAAAATACGCAACCGTTATGAGGCCAGTGTGCCCTCGGTAGTGGGCGCAGTAAGTCGTCAAAAGCCAGTCTTTGTCGAAGACGCTAAGTTCTTACGTCAACAAACTGATCAGCCAATCAAGTGGGCTTTGCCTGGCCCGATGACCATGATTGACACCTTATATGATGGTCATTATAAAAGCCGTGAAAAACTGGCTTGGGAGTTTGCTAAAATTCTAAACCAAGAAGCCCGTGAGCTCGAGGCAGCTGGTGTAGATATCATCCAGTTTGATGAACCCGCCTTTAACGTATTTTTTGATGAGGTCAATGACTGGGGTATTGCCACCTTAGAGCGTGCCATTGAAGGTCTAAAGTGTGAAACTGCCGTGCATATTTGCTACGGCTATGGTATCAAAGCCAATAATGACTGGAAAAAAACCTTAGGCTCAGAGTGGCGCCAATATGAAGAGGCATTCCCTAAGCTGCAACAGTCAAACATTGATATTGTGTCGCTAGAATGTCAAAACTCACGGGTGCCCATGGATCTAATTGAACTGATTCGCGGCAAAAAAGTCATGGTTGGTGCCATTGATGTGGCCACCAATACTATTGAGACCCCAGAGGAGGTGGCGGATACCTTACGTAAAGCGCTGCAATTTGTGGATGCAGACAAGCTTTATCCTTCGACCAACTGTGGTATGACGCCGCTGTCTCGCCAAGTCGCCCAAGGTAAGCTAAAAGCATTGAGTGCTGGCGCTAAAATTGTTCGTGATGAGCTAAGCTCTTAA
- a CDS encoding flavin reductase, with protein sequence MIKATDFRDAMSLLSTAVNVVTTTGDSGMHGFTASAVCSVTDMPPTLLVCMNQASRSHSHFVNNKILSVNVLGAQHESLSNAFASRLTQAERFEQGQWTELATGAPVLQDALVSFDCEIEQIQQVGTHSVFMCRVVDIHLPKAEDTAEQSLVYFNRSYHRLGQLGQLALS encoded by the coding sequence ATGATTAAAGCTACTGATTTTAGAGATGCCATGTCTTTGTTGAGCACCGCCGTCAATGTGGTGACCACCACTGGCGACTCTGGCATGCATGGGTTCACAGCCTCTGCGGTGTGTAGTGTTACTGATATGCCCCCAACTTTATTGGTTTGTATGAATCAAGCCTCACGCTCACACAGCCATTTTGTTAACAATAAAATTTTGAGTGTCAATGTATTGGGCGCGCAGCATGAATCCCTCTCTAATGCCTTTGCCTCAAGACTCACTCAGGCTGAGCGCTTTGAGCAAGGCCAATGGACTGAGCTTGCCACCGGAGCACCGGTATTACAAGATGCCTTGGTCAGCTTCGATTGTGAGATTGAGCAAATCCAGCAGGTAGGTACACACAGCGTGTTTATGTGCCGTGTGGTAGATATTCATCTGCCTAAAGCCGAAGATACTGCTGAGCAAAGTTTAGTTTACTTTAATCGCTCGTACCACCGGCTAGGCCAATTGGGTCAACTGGCACTATCCTAA
- the glmS gene encoding glutamine--fructose-6-phosphate transaminase (isomerizing), with amino-acid sequence MCGIVGAIAERNISNVLLEGLKRLEYRGYDSAGLTVIRDGQLYRERQVGKVQSLVDAVASNTDNFKGNIGIAHTRWATHGEPAQQNAHPHVSGKVAVVHNGIVENYGPLKQEMLDKGYIFTSQTDTEVVAHLVADAYQQTNDLFKAVEQVVPRLHGAFALGVLHVDNPDELITVRLGSPLVIGVGIGENFIASDQLALLPVTNRFMYLEEGDIAVIKRNSIEVFANGVAVERAVTELDAKHHNADKGEFKHYMLKEIYEQPDAVALTLEMGIDADDLKPEFLQRHEEALAKVSQIQVLACGTSYHAGMVAKYWFESLTRLPCSVEVASEYRYREPVVVDNTLVICLSQSGETADTLSALRETQRRAQAGEFNGLVSLSVCNVATSSLVRETDIFVPTLAGVEIGVASTKAFTTQLAALMLLVLKVGKVQQRINADELKTIVTEMHNLKGQLDKSLALDKAIEDMSQKFEDKKSTLFLGRGVQYPIALEGALKLKEISYIHAEGYAAGELKHGPLALVDKDMPIVVLAPKDSMLDKLKANMQEVHARHGELFVFASESSDLVSDERLHVINVPDVNEHLAPIVYSIPVQFLSYHVAVMRGTDVDQPRNLAKSVTVE; translated from the coding sequence ATGTGTGGAATAGTCGGAGCAATTGCTGAACGTAATATTTCTAATGTTCTGCTAGAGGGTCTTAAGCGCCTAGAATATCGAGGTTATGATTCAGCGGGTCTGACCGTGATTCGTGATGGTCAGCTGTACCGTGAGCGTCAGGTGGGTAAAGTACAATCTTTAGTAGATGCTGTGGCCAGTAATACCGATAACTTCAAAGGCAATATCGGTATTGCTCATACCCGCTGGGCAACCCATGGCGAGCCAGCGCAGCAGAATGCACATCCGCATGTATCGGGTAAAGTCGCCGTGGTGCATAATGGTATCGTTGAAAACTATGGCCCTTTAAAACAAGAGATGTTAGATAAAGGCTATATCTTTACCTCGCAGACCGATACAGAAGTGGTGGCGCATCTGGTGGCAGATGCCTATCAGCAAACCAATGACCTATTTAAAGCGGTAGAGCAAGTTGTCCCCCGTTTACATGGTGCTTTTGCGCTGGGTGTGCTACACGTGGATAATCCAGATGAGTTGATTACCGTTCGCTTAGGCTCACCACTGGTTATCGGTGTGGGTATTGGTGAGAACTTTATCGCCTCTGACCAATTGGCACTATTGCCGGTGACCAACCGCTTTATGTATCTAGAAGAGGGTGATATTGCAGTTATCAAGCGCAATAGCATTGAAGTATTTGCCAATGGCGTAGCGGTTGAGCGTGCAGTTACCGAATTAGATGCCAAGCATCACAATGCCGACAAAGGCGAATTTAAACACTATATGCTCAAAGAAATCTATGAGCAGCCTGATGCAGTGGCCCTTACTTTAGAGATGGGTATTGATGCTGATGATCTAAAACCTGAGTTTTTACAGCGTCATGAAGAAGCCTTGGCCAAAGTAAGCCAAATTCAAGTACTGGCGTGTGGTACCAGCTACCATGCAGGCATGGTAGCAAAATACTGGTTTGAGAGCTTAACTCGTCTACCTTGTTCGGTAGAAGTGGCCAGTGAGTACCGATACCGCGAACCGGTAGTGGTAGATAATACCTTGGTGATTTGTTTGTCCCAATCAGGTGAGACAGCCGATACCTTATCTGCCCTTCGTGAGACCCAGCGTAGAGCTCAAGCAGGAGAGTTCAACGGACTGGTCAGCTTGAGCGTGTGTAACGTAGCCACTTCATCCTTGGTGCGTGAAACTGATATTTTTGTTCCGACACTGGCTGGAGTAGAGATTGGTGTGGCCTCGACCAAGGCCTTTACCACTCAGCTTGCCGCCTTAATGCTACTGGTATTAAAAGTGGGTAAAGTGCAGCAGCGTATCAATGCCGATGAGTTAAAAACCATCGTCACCGAAATGCACAATCTAAAAGGTCAGCTTGATAAGAGCTTGGCATTAGATAAAGCCATTGAGGACATGAGCCAGAAATTTGAGGACAAAAAGAGTACCTTATTCTTAGGTCGCGGCGTGCAATATCCTATTGCTTTAGAAGGCGCGCTTAAACTAAAAGAAATCTCTTATATTCATGCCGAAGGTTATGCGGCAGGCGAGCTTAAGCATGGTCCATTGGCGCTAGTCGATAAAGACATGCCGATTGTGGTGCTGGCACCAAAAGATAGCATGTTAGATAAGCTCAAAGCCAACATGCAAGAGGTTCATGCGCGTCATGGCGAGCTGTTTGTTTTTGCCAGTGAGTCAAGTGATTTGGTGAGCGATGAGCGTTTACATGTGATTAATGTGCCCGATGTTAATGAGCATTTAGCGCCCATCGTATACAGTATCCCAGTACAGTTTTTATCGTATCATGTGGCTGTGATGCGTGGGACGGATGTGGATCAGCCTCGCAATTTGGCCAAGTCAGTGACAGTGGAATAA
- a CDS encoding fructose bisphosphate aldolase: protein MSYQQQLERIKNDIGFIAALDQSGGSTPKALRMYGVEESEYSNEEEMFAKVHEMRTRIMTCETFDSGRVLGAILFEDTMDREVNGKPTANYLWEDKNIVPFLKVDKGLAEEIDGVQVMKPIPNLAALLEKAKNYPIFGTKMRSVIHQASQHGIETVVQQQFDVAKQILSEGFMPIVEPEVNIESKDKLESEVLLKEEILRNLDSLDDDHQVMLKLTLPEEKGFYQELIDHPKVLKVVALSGGYSRDESCDRLAQNPGMIASFSRAFTEGLSKSQTDEEFAATIDASIDKIYNASKV from the coding sequence ATGAGCTATCAGCAACAGTTAGAACGCATCAAAAATGACATCGGTTTTATCGCAGCTTTAGACCAAAGTGGCGGTAGCACCCCAAAAGCATTACGTATGTACGGTGTGGAAGAGAGCGAATACTCAAATGAGGAAGAGATGTTTGCTAAAGTACACGAAATGCGCACTCGCATCATGACATGTGAGACTTTTGATAGTGGCCGTGTATTAGGTGCCATCTTATTTGAAGATACTATGGATCGCGAAGTCAATGGTAAGCCAACAGCCAATTATCTATGGGAAGACAAAAACATTGTGCCTTTCTTAAAGGTAGATAAAGGTCTGGCTGAAGAGATCGATGGCGTACAAGTGATGAAGCCGATTCCAAACTTAGCAGCACTACTAGAAAAAGCGAAAAATTATCCTATTTTTGGTACAAAGATGCGCTCTGTGATTCATCAAGCTAGCCAGCATGGTATTGAGACTGTGGTTCAGCAGCAGTTTGATGTGGCTAAGCAAATTTTATCTGAAGGCTTTATGCCCATCGTCGAGCCAGAAGTAAACATTGAAAGCAAAGACAAGCTTGAAAGCGAAGTGTTATTAAAAGAAGAGATTTTACGTAACCTAGATAGCTTAGATGATGATCATCAAGTGATGTTAAAACTGACTTTGCCTGAAGAAAAAGGCTTCTACCAAGAGCTTATTGATCATCCAAAAGTGCTTAAAGTAGTGGCGCTATCAGGTGGCTATAGCCGTGATGAGTCTTGTGATCGCTTAGCTCAAAATCCAGGTATGATTGCCAGCTTCTCACGTGCTTTCACTGAAGGCCTATCAAAGTCTCAAACAGACGAAGAATTCGCAGCCACCATCGATGCGTCTATCGATAAAATCTATAACGCCTCTAAAGTATAG